From the Dehalococcoidales bacterium genome, one window contains:
- a CDS encoding ATP-binding protein, with the protein MSSGMTELQKTERDYRRIDRNSLFLLLLLTVPAGVMAVVLYLWSDAVWAAPIPYSAVGILGSFAALLLAVFLFVRYRTQPRILYLSAGLLAMGIIDGFHAVSTPGSTEFVWLHSTAGIIGGAFFVLYALAETTSLRVPSVKVTARGVGGLFGGVAAVAFICSVLPMVLSDGLPAVAQNGQLTAVAWTLNAVPVALFFIAGICLFRQYRKTGANELFLLTAILIFLFQACEVFYFATLWGVIWWFWQAMRLVVYMAVLAYVLKEYIQTSESLSVEIEERTKAVQALREAEEDWRNSFNSLEEVMLIIDRDYNIEKVNSSGLALLKRTHQRAVTGRKCYRVMRHMDKPCGFCPIRQTLENKTVESVERYDEMYKRHYHMKSAPMLDENGEITKVIYSMSDITERINAEAKEKILQRELSLTSRLASIGEVAAGITHEINNPLTGVIAFAQMLMQMDVPKNMREAVEVIHDGANRVVGIVDKLLTFARRNRPDKEYADINDILTNTLAMRSYEMRINNINVSYDLDEDLPKTMANIGKLQQVFLNIIVNAEQAMGRAHDGGEFSVRTERIDGKIHVSLADDGPGIPEGIIDKLFDPFFTTRIDDGGTGLGLSISYGIVKEHDGRIYVRSVPDKGATFVIDLPIVAAVQQPEQEEFSVQESSRVTSARILVVDDEPHICRALDRLLTHEGHKVDTAGNAKAALRKMSKTQYDLILLDIRMPGMSGIELYQRMKEVVPVLQQRVICVTGDVISAKNKAFLEESGIPCIVKPFGVDELMSLVKQVLGGEIEDAQITYSHSGR; encoded by the coding sequence TTGAGTAGCGGAATGACCGAGCTTCAGAAGACGGAGAGAGATTACCGGCGGATAGACCGGAACTCCCTGTTCCTGCTGCTCCTGCTGACCGTACCGGCAGGAGTGATGGCGGTAGTCCTCTACCTGTGGTCGGATGCAGTGTGGGCCGCCCCGATACCTTATAGTGCTGTGGGGATACTCGGCTCATTTGCCGCCCTGCTCCTGGCGGTCTTCCTCTTCGTACGATACCGGACACAACCTCGAATCCTCTATCTCAGCGCCGGTCTCCTGGCTATGGGCATAATCGATGGCTTCCATGCCGTCTCAACACCCGGGTCCACGGAGTTCGTCTGGCTGCATTCAACCGCCGGCATCATCGGTGGGGCCTTCTTCGTTCTCTACGCCCTTGCCGAGACAACGAGTCTCCGTGTACCGTCGGTCAAGGTCACAGCCAGGGGAGTCGGCGGGTTGTTCGGTGGGGTAGCCGCGGTCGCATTCATCTGCAGCGTTCTCCCGATGGTTCTTTCGGACGGTCTGCCCGCAGTGGCACAGAATGGCCAACTTACCGCCGTTGCCTGGACCTTGAACGCCGTGCCGGTGGCACTATTCTTCATTGCCGGTATCTGCCTGTTTCGCCAGTACCGCAAGACCGGTGCTAATGAGCTGTTCCTGCTGACCGCAATACTTATCTTCCTGTTCCAGGCATGCGAGGTTTTCTACTTCGCCACGCTATGGGGCGTCATCTGGTGGTTCTGGCAAGCAATGCGACTGGTGGTCTATATGGCTGTTCTCGCCTACGTTCTCAAGGAGTACATACAGACCAGCGAGTCACTATCGGTCGAGATTGAGGAACGCACGAAGGCGGTACAGGCCCTCAGGGAGGCAGAGGAGGACTGGCGTAACTCCTTCAACTCACTGGAAGAGGTAATGCTCATCATTGACAGGGACTACAACATCGAGAAGGTGAATAGCAGCGGACTGGCACTCCTCAAGAGAACCCACCAGCGAGCCGTCACGGGGCGGAAATGCTACCGCGTTATGCGCCATATGGATAAGCCCTGCGGATTCTGCCCCATCCGGCAGACGCTGGAGAACAAAACCGTAGAATCCGTAGAGCGGTACGACGAGATGTATAAACGGCATTACCACATGAAGAGTGCCCCGATGCTTGATGAAAACGGCGAAATCACCAAGGTCATCTATTCCATGAGTGATATCACGGAACGAATAAACGCCGAAGCCAAGGAGAAAATACTGCAGAGGGAGCTCAGCCTGACCAGCCGCCTGGCTTCTATCGGCGAGGTTGCCGCCGGGATTACTCACGAGATAAACAACCCGCTGACCGGCGTGATTGCCTTCGCCCAGATGCTGATGCAGATGGATGTTCCCAAAAACATGAGGGAAGCGGTGGAGGTGATTCACGACGGGGCAAACCGGGTGGTCGGGATTGTGGATAAGCTCCTCACCTTCGCACGCCGTAACCGTCCTGATAAAGAGTACGCAGACATCAACGACATCCTGACCAATACCCTGGCAATGCGCTCCTATGAAATGCGTATCAACAACATCAACGTATCGTACGACCTCGATGAAGATCTGCCTAAGACCATGGCCAATATCGGTAAGCTCCAGCAGGTGTTCCTGAATATCATCGTGAACGCAGAGCAGGCAATGGGAAGGGCACACGACGGGGGAGAGTTTTCCGTGAGGACCGAGAGAATCGACGGCAAGATACATGTTTCCCTGGCCGATGATGGTCCCGGGATTCCCGAAGGCATCATCGATAAGCTGTTTGACCCCTTCTTCACGACGAGGATAGATGACGGTGGGACAGGATTGGGACTGAGTATCTCCTACGGAATTGTCAAGGAGCATGACGGCAGGATATACGTCAGGAGTGTTCCCGACAAAGGGGCTACTTTCGTGATCGACCTGCCGATAGTGGCCGCAGTCCAGCAGCCGGAGCAGGAAGAGTTCTCTGTCCAGGAGTCGTCCAGGGTGACCTCGGCAAGGATACTGGTGGTGGATGATGAGCCACACATCTGCCGTGCCCTGGACAGGCTGCTAACCCACGAGGGGCACAAAGTAGACACCGCAGGCAATGCTAAAGCGGCCCTGCGCAAGATGTCAAAAACGCAATATGACCTTATCCTGCTGGACATCAGGATGCCGGGCATGAGTGGTATCGAGCTCTACCAGCGGATGAAGGAGGTAGTCCCGGTATTACAGCAAAGGGTAATC